The Streptomyces armeniacus genomic interval ATCGATCCGCGGCCCGGCCCGTGGGACGACTGCTTCGGCATGCCGGAGGGCATCGACGTGACGCTGACCTGGCCCGGAGAGCTGGAGCTCAAGGTCGCCAGCCGCGTGGAGTGGGTGGTGGTCTACGACGAGCAGCCGGAGGCCGTCTGCGTCGAGCCGCAGTCCGGGCCGCCCAACGGGCTCAACACCCTCCCCCGCTTCGTCACGCCCATCGAACCGCTGGAGGCCGCCACGACCTGGACCTGGCGGCACCTGTCATAGGGTCGGCGCATGACCGAGAGCGACGTGAGCGACGTACGGGCCGAGCTGCTGCGGCAGATCAAGGACAAGGCCGTGGTGCACGGCCAGGTGACCCTCTCCTCCGGGATCGAGGCTGACTTCTACATCGATCTGCGCCGCATCACCCTGGACGGCACGGCCGCGCCGCTCGCCGGACAGGTGATGCTCGACGCCACCGCGGATCTCGGATACGACGCCGTCGGCGGGCTGACCCTCGGCGCCGACCCGGTGGCCACGTGCATGCTGCACGCGGCGGCCGCGCGGGGGCGGACGCTGGACGCGTTCGTCGTACGGAAGTCGGGGAAGGCACACGGCCTGCAGCGGCGCATCGAGGGGCCGGACATCTCGGGCCGCCGCGTGCTGATCGTCGAGGACACCACGACCACCGGGAACTCGCCGCTGACCGCCGTACAGGCGGCGCGCGAGGCGGGCGCGGAGGTCGTCGCGGTGGCGTCGATCGTGGAGCGCGGGGCGGCCGAGGCGATGCGCGAGGCGGGCCTGAGGTACGTGTTCCCGTACGACCTCGGCGACCTCGGCCTGGGCTGACGGCCTGGGCTGACGCGGAGGCTTTACGGGTGCTCCGGGCGGCGTCCCGCGCGGGGCCCGTACGGCGTCGTCCGTCTCTGTACGGCGCCCGTACGGCCCCGCAGGCGGCGCTGCCCAGGAGTTTCACGTGAAACTCCGACAGGGCTGGAGCACGCGGGGGTGTCTGGGAAGATGGGGGCGACGATGACGTCACTCGATACCCAGGTCAGGGCCCACGCATATCGGACATCACAAGGAGCGGACAGATGCCCATCGCAACCCCTGAGATCTACAACGAGATGCTCGACCGGGCGAAGGCGGGCAAGTTCGCCTATCCGGCCATCAACGTCACCTCGACGCAGACCCTGCACGCCGCGCTGCGTGGCTTCGCTGACGCGGAGAGTGACGGCATCATCCAGATCTCCACGGGCGGCGCGGAGTTCCTCGGCGGGCAGTACAGCAAGGACATGGTGAGCGGCGCCGTGGCGCTGGCCGAGTTCGCCCACATCGTCGCGAAGAAGTACCCGGTCAACGTCGCCCTGCACACCGACCACTGCCCCAAGGACAAGCTGGACGGCTACGTGCGGCCGCTCATCGCCGTGTCCAAGGAGCGCGTGGACGCCGGGCAGAACCCGCTCTTCCAGTCCCACATGTGGGACGGCTCCGCCGAGACCCTCAAGGACAACCTGGCGATCGGCGAGGAGCTGCTCGCCGCCGCCACCGCAGCGCGGATCATCCTCGAGGTCGAGATCACCCCCACCGGCGGTGAGGAGGACGGCGTCACGCACGAGATCAACGACGAGCTGTACACGACCGTCGACGACGCCCTGCGCACCGCCGAGGCCCTCGGCCTGGGCGAGAAGGGCCGGTACCTGCTGGCCGCGTCGTTCGGCAACGTGCACGGTGTCTACAAGCCGGGCAACGTCGTGCTCCGCCCCGAGCTGCTGAAGGACCTGCAGGCGGGCGTGGCCGAGAAGTTCGGCAAGCCGTCCCCGTTCGACTTCGTCTTCCACGGCGGCTCCGGCTCCACGGAGGAGGAGATCGCCACCGCGCTGGAGAACGGCGTGGTGAAGATGAACCTGGACACGGACACGCAGTACGCGTTCACGCGGCCCGTCGCGGACCACATGTTCCGCAACTACGACGGCGTGCTCAAGGTGGACGGCGACGTCGGCAACAAGAAGGTCTACGACCCGCGGAGCTGGGGCAAGGCCGCGGAGAAGAGCATGGCCGAGCGCGTGCAGCAGGCCTGCGGGAACCTTCGGTCGACGGGTACGAAGCTGAAGTAACGCGCGCGGGCGCCCCCCGTCCGTACGCGCGCGCCCACGAAGGCGGCCCGGCATCACACGGTGGTGCCGGGCCGCCGTCGTGTGCCCGGTGACGCCACCGTTGTGGCCGAGGGCCGTCCTCAAACGCCGGACGGGCTGGGATGGCGGGTGGGCCGGTGCCCTGGCTGAGGCAGACTGGGACTCATGTCCATTCACGAGAACCTCCTCGGGGGCCCGCCCCCGACCCACCTGCCCGACGACCCCGAGCCGCGCGAGCAGCTCGCGGCCGGTACCGCGCCCGCCGAGGTCGCGGCGCAGTACCCGACCTCCTCGCTGGCGTGGGCACAGCTCGCCGACGACGCCTTCGAGGGCGGCCGGGTCGTGGAGTCGTACGCGTATGCCCGTACGGGCTACCACCGCGGGCTGGACGCCCTCCGCCGCAACGGCTGGAAGGGCCATGGCCCCGTGCCCTTCGAGCACGAGCCGAACCGCGGCTTCCTGCGCGCGCTGCACGCGCTCGCGCGCGCGGCGCAGGCGATCGGGGAGCAGGAGGAGTACGAGCGCTGCTCCACTTTCCTGAAGGAGAGCTCGCCCACCGCGGCGGCGACCCTCTCGTAAGGGCGGCATGACACCAGGGGCATATGCCCTGGTCGTACGGGGGTGGCCTTGCCCCGGACGGCCGCCTCGCTGATGATGCTCCGTGGGCCCGCCCGTACGGCGGGCCCAGGGGACCGGGGCTCCACAACCGTCGAGGAAGGAGCGGACCGCTACCCGGAAGTCACATTGAGGAGACAGCGATGTCCCACGATTCCGATGTCCCCGAGGACGCAGCACAGGCCCCCGCGCTCGACTTCGCAGGCACGACGCCGTACGAGGACTACGTACAGGCCGACGTCCTCACCCACCTCCAGCACCCGCTCTCGGACGATCCGGGCGAGATGGTGTTCCTGGTGACGACCCAGGTGATGGAGCTGTGGTTCACCGTGATCGTCCACGAGTGGGAGAGCGCCGCCGCGTCGCTGCGGCAGGACGACCTGCCGGGCGCGCTGGCCGCGCTGAAGCGCTCGACGTACGAGCTGCAGTCGCTCAACGCGTCCTGGGAGCCGCTCGCCCATCTCACGCCGGCGCAGTTCAACTCGTACCGCTCCGCCCTCGGGGA includes:
- the fbaA gene encoding class II fructose-bisphosphate aldolase, whose amino-acid sequence is MTRSGQMPIATPEIYNEMLDRAKAGKFAYPAINVTSTQTLHAALRGFADAESDGIIQISTGGAEFLGGQYSKDMVSGAVALAEFAHIVAKKYPVNVALHTDHCPKDKLDGYVRPLIAVSKERVDAGQNPLFQSHMWDGSAETLKDNLAIGEELLAAATAARIILEVEITPTGGEEDGVTHEINDELYTTVDDALRTAEALGLGEKGRYLLAASFGNVHGVYKPGNVVLRPELLKDLQAGVAEKFGKPSPFDFVFHGGSGSTEEEIATALENGVVKMNLDTDTQYAFTRPVADHMFRNYDGVLKVDGDVGNKKVYDPRSWGKAAEKSMAERVQQACGNLRSTGTKLK
- a CDS encoding orotate phosphoribosyltransferase is translated as MTESDVSDVRAELLRQIKDKAVVHGQVTLSSGIEADFYIDLRRITLDGTAAPLAGQVMLDATADLGYDAVGGLTLGADPVATCMLHAAAARGRTLDAFVVRKSGKAHGLQRRIEGPDISGRRVLIVEDTTTTGNSPLTAVQAAREAGAEVVAVASIVERGAAEAMREAGLRYVFPYDLGDLGLG
- a CDS encoding DUF3151 domain-containing protein, translating into MSIHENLLGGPPPTHLPDDPEPREQLAAGTAPAEVAAQYPTSSLAWAQLADDAFEGGRVVESYAYARTGYHRGLDALRRNGWKGHGPVPFEHEPNRGFLRALHALARAAQAIGEQEEYERCSTFLKESSPTAAATLS